In Paenibacillus phoenicis, one genomic interval encodes:
- the spoIIE gene encoding stage II sporulation protein E → MLNKWNVTLFPGMRKAKAWDKGALRNMLLGQPIIQRAGRLFAVNKWTGLLLAMSFLLGRATILDELAPFAVAFFAVIRFMRRDIAWFAGAAMVCGALLTPGAHLHAMEIAVELLIFALLQKGLESFERADLSYAPIMVFTSTFFVGMFGAVIGPSLTWYALAMTVMDALLSFVLTLVFIQAVPVFTYRKKHYQLRGEEILCLVILLASVMTGTVGWEIQGLSAEHVLSRYLILLFALAGGAPLGASVGVITGLILSLADTSALYQMSLLAFSGMLAGMLREGRKGAVGFGMLLGSSILSIYIAGPADVMSSTWESCAAVLIFLLTPKKMVQIIAKYVPGTQEHAKTQHEYAKRVRDITAGRVAQFSQVFKQLARSFGQVSSTGEIAKRGEEIDHFMNAVTQGACATCFRKNTCWDGRFYQTYKLMTEMMTAIEEKPDITADELPARWLKMCAKTDQVLDIMKHEYDLYQHDLHWKRQIYDSRRLVAEQLSGVSQVMEDLAREIQREGQAMYKQEEQIREALEKMGLSIHSIDIVSLDHGNVEIEIVHAYTRGFDECRKIIAPLLSDILGEHIAVMNEVHHGGKEGLATVTFGSAKAFEITTGVAGTAKGGDMLSGDSFSAKELGNGTFAVAISDGMGNGERARLESSTALNILEQLLQSGMEETLAIKSVNSILMLRSPDEVYATVDMALIDQYTARTTFMKIGSSPSFIKRGQEVIPVTASNLPIGIIQDIEVDLVSVQLYPGDTLIMMTDGIYDAPGPAVNKELWIKRLIQEIQAEDPQEIADCLLESVIRYQKNVIHDDMTVVVANIDHLQPEWATLHIPGISRLERPRTVS, encoded by the coding sequence ATGTTGAATAAGTGGAATGTCACCCTGTTTCCAGGGATGAGAAAGGCGAAGGCATGGGACAAGGGAGCGTTGCGGAATATGCTGCTGGGCCAGCCAATCATCCAGCGGGCTGGGCGGCTGTTCGCGGTCAACAAGTGGACCGGACTGCTTCTTGCGATGAGCTTCCTGCTGGGCCGGGCGACGATCTTGGATGAGCTGGCTCCTTTTGCCGTCGCTTTCTTTGCGGTGATTCGATTTATGCGGCGGGATATCGCGTGGTTCGCAGGGGCGGCGATGGTCTGCGGAGCGCTGCTGACGCCGGGTGCGCATCTTCATGCCATGGAAATCGCCGTGGAGCTTTTGATCTTCGCTTTGCTGCAAAAGGGGCTGGAGTCTTTTGAACGGGCAGATCTCTCCTATGCGCCGATTATGGTGTTTACGAGTACGTTCTTCGTTGGGATGTTCGGGGCGGTGATTGGCCCTTCCCTGACTTGGTACGCACTCGCGATGACCGTGATGGATGCACTGCTCAGCTTCGTATTGACGCTTGTCTTCATTCAGGCGGTCCCGGTGTTTACCTACCGGAAGAAGCATTACCAGCTGCGCGGCGAGGAAATTTTATGCCTCGTGATCCTGCTGGCTTCAGTGATGACCGGAACGGTCGGGTGGGAGATTCAAGGGTTATCGGCCGAGCACGTGCTGTCGAGGTACCTGATCCTGCTGTTCGCCTTGGCAGGCGGTGCACCTTTGGGAGCTTCGGTTGGCGTGATCACCGGATTGATCCTCAGCCTTGCAGATACGTCGGCCTTGTATCAAATGAGCTTGCTGGCGTTCTCCGGGATGCTGGCCGGGATGCTTCGGGAAGGGCGCAAAGGGGCGGTCGGATTCGGCATGTTGCTCGGTTCGTCCATTCTGTCCATCTATATCGCCGGCCCGGCGGATGTGATGTCCTCCACTTGGGAGAGTTGCGCCGCAGTTCTGATCTTCCTGCTGACCCCCAAAAAGATGGTCCAAATTATTGCCAAATACGTACCCGGTACGCAGGAGCATGCCAAAACCCAGCATGAGTACGCCAAACGGGTACGCGATATTACGGCTGGCCGGGTGGCGCAGTTCTCCCAAGTCTTCAAGCAGCTGGCGCGAAGCTTCGGACAAGTGTCCAGCACCGGGGAAATCGCTAAGCGCGGCGAGGAGATCGACCATTTTATGAATGCGGTGACCCAGGGCGCTTGCGCTACCTGCTTCCGCAAGAATACGTGCTGGGACGGACGATTCTATCAAACGTACAAGCTGATGACAGAAATGATGACCGCGATCGAGGAGAAGCCGGACATTACTGCGGACGAGTTGCCGGCAAGATGGTTGAAGATGTGCGCGAAGACCGACCAGGTGCTGGATATTATGAAACACGAGTACGATCTGTATCAGCATGATCTGCATTGGAAACGGCAAATCTACGACAGCCGCCGGTTGGTGGCCGAACAGCTCTCGGGGGTCTCGCAGGTGATGGAGGATTTGGCCCGAGAGATCCAACGCGAAGGACAAGCCATGTATAAGCAGGAGGAGCAAATCCGCGAAGCGCTGGAGAAAATGGGCTTGTCCATTCATAGCATCGACATTGTGAGTCTGGACCACGGAAACGTAGAGATCGAAATCGTACATGCGTACACCCGCGGTTTCGATGAATGCCGGAAGATTATTGCTCCGCTGCTGTCAGATATCCTCGGAGAGCATATCGCTGTAATGAATGAAGTCCATCATGGAGGAAAAGAAGGCCTGGCGACCGTCACCTTCGGCTCGGCGAAAGCGTTTGAGATTACGACCGGGGTCGCCGGCACCGCCAAAGGCGGAGACATGCTCTCGGGCGACAGCTTCAGTGCCAAGGAGCTGGGCAACGGCACGTTTGCTGTGGCGATCAGCGACGGGATGGGCAACGGGGAGCGGGCGCGGCTCGAGAGCAGTACGGCGCTGAACATCCTCGAACAGCTGTTGCAATCCGGCATGGAGGAGACGCTGGCGATTAAATCGGTGAACTCGATTCTGATGCTGCGTTCGCCCGATGAGGTGTACGCGACGGTGGATATGGCGCTGATTGATCAATATACGGCGCGGACGACGTTTATGAAGATCGGTTCCTCACCTAGCTTCATCAAGCGAGGTCAGGAGGTGATCCCGGTGACGGCCAGCAACCTGCCGATCGGCATCATCCAGGATATCGAGGTCGATCTGGTGTCCGTTCAGCTCTATCCGGGAGATACGCTGATCATGATGACGGACGGTATCTATGATGCGCCGGGCCCCGCGGTCAACAAGGAGCTGTGGATCAAGCGGCTGATCCAGGAGATCCAGGCCGAGGATCCGCAGGAGATCGCCGATTGTCTGCTGGAGTCCGTCATCCGGTATCAGAAGAACGTCATTCACGATGATATGACCGTGGTTGTGGCAAATATCGACCATCTGCAGCCGGAGTGGGCAACGTTGCATATCCCCGGCATCAGCCGACTGGAGCGGCCGCGCACCGTGAGTTAA
- a CDS encoding ArsR/SmtB family transcription factor produces MDYRVEVTFEPRYELLSSLHTMICRKSHKKIDLSPAWVKDTLKQITPDLSSLLSEMEVDSDWKTTYLLAYLCPDGASPEEFLAWLEKKTPGDLYELIAEYSQQFPKDMGQFRSRTLTVLSSWHEQYFRKLEPEVIGGLRSEAQARTAELANQTELSAFIEETTNGLTFMPKEGLEKLVLVPHYHFQPMNIIYHFGRITQCHYSARFYLDDETDFPPHEYRMLRALAEQSRLKILRYLSGGPRTFTEIVRHLQISKGITHDHVSKLRSGGFIRAHIDGETISEYSLRPEMLDVMHRKLVDYIVN; encoded by the coding sequence TTGGATTACCGTGTGGAGGTTACCTTTGAACCCCGGTACGAGCTGCTTAGCAGCCTACATACGATGATATGCCGCAAATCACATAAGAAAATCGACCTGAGCCCGGCATGGGTGAAGGATACGTTAAAACAAATTACGCCGGATTTGAGCTCCCTTCTCAGCGAAATGGAAGTGGACAGCGACTGGAAAACCACGTATTTGCTTGCTTACTTGTGCCCGGACGGGGCGTCGCCTGAGGAGTTTCTGGCGTGGCTGGAGAAGAAGACGCCGGGAGATCTGTATGAGCTGATCGCCGAGTACAGTCAGCAATTTCCGAAGGATATGGGGCAATTCCGCTCCCGTACCTTGACCGTGTTGTCCAGCTGGCATGAGCAATATTTCCGTAAGCTGGAGCCGGAAGTGATCGGCGGGCTGCGTTCCGAAGCTCAGGCGCGTACGGCGGAGCTGGCCAACCAAACCGAGTTGTCGGCGTTTATCGAGGAGACGACGAACGGATTAACGTTTATGCCAAAGGAAGGGCTGGAGAAGCTGGTTCTTGTGCCGCACTATCATTTTCAGCCGATGAATATCATTTATCACTTTGGCCGGATCACGCAGTGTCATTATTCGGCGCGATTCTATCTGGACGACGAAACGGATTTTCCTCCCCATGAATACCGGATGCTCCGGGCGCTCGCCGAGCAGAGCCGACTGAAAATTTTGCGTTATTTGAGCGGCGGTCCCCGAACATTTACGGAGATCGTCCGTCACTTGCAGATTTCCAAGGGGATTACGCATGATCATGTGTCCAAGCTTCGCAGCGGCGGCTTTATCCGTGCCCATATCGATGGGGAAACGATATCCGAATACAGCTTGCGTCCGGAAATGCTGGATGTGATGCACCGGAAATTGGTCGATTATATCGTCAACTAA
- a CDS encoding ABC transporter substrate-binding protein: MKKKRVTALLTLLLSGALVLTACGGDGGNNTTQGADSTSAQAGNGQSEAGANNAGAEAGGALQFIPASDMSKLPAIAKERTDTIIVGLTDPSGAFTPYFQQSGYDGNVSSLLFTPLVTVDDNGLPTPGLAESWEVSDDQLTYTYHLRKDLKFSDGSPMTADDVAFTWTLLHDKAYDGDSQIPTLHIVGGEAYKEGKADSISGITVKDPQTISVTLEQPNATALVLLGGDILSKAYYGKDYKFGQLDYIKKLHEKPVGNGPYILEKFIPGQEVRYVANPYYYAGKPKTEKFIYKTSEGDTWQYLETGEVDYASFSATTENIDKLKSMGFVNILPYTPSTYGYLQLNLEHEALKDKKVRQALTYGLDRQSIYVEVNQGAGQVANIPASPISWAYTEEGINQYAYDPDKANQLLDEAGWVKGADGIREKDGQKLTIHYLGSKNAQTDVFIAVATENFAEIGVNFQPEVFADFNALVSKVEGGDYDMASFSTPMLADPSDGVLQFVDGEIKGYDNPKVKELYDKALSTSDIEQRKATYKELFQLLNDELPIIFTNYKKTVYAYNGRIQNLTVSPFTGLSSSLPNWTLE, encoded by the coding sequence ATGAAGAAAAAACGAGTGACTGCGCTTCTGACCTTATTGTTGTCCGGGGCTTTGGTACTGACGGCCTGCGGCGGGGACGGGGGCAACAATACTACGCAGGGAGCGGATTCGACATCGGCTCAGGCGGGTAATGGCCAAAGCGAGGCTGGTGCGAACAACGCAGGCGCAGAAGCAGGAGGCGCGCTGCAGTTCATTCCGGCCAGCGATATGTCCAAGCTTCCAGCGATAGCCAAAGAGCGCACCGATACGATTATCGTTGGCTTAACCGACCCGAGCGGTGCGTTTACGCCGTACTTCCAGCAGAGCGGATATGACGGCAATGTATCGTCGCTATTATTTACGCCGCTGGTAACGGTGGATGACAATGGGCTGCCGACCCCGGGCCTCGCCGAAAGCTGGGAGGTTTCCGATGATCAGCTGACGTATACGTACCATCTGCGTAAGGACTTGAAGTTCAGCGACGGTTCGCCAATGACTGCAGACGATGTGGCCTTTACCTGGACGTTGCTGCATGACAAAGCTTACGACGGGGACTCCCAAATCCCAACGCTGCATATCGTTGGCGGTGAAGCTTATAAGGAAGGGAAGGCGGACAGCATTTCCGGCATTACCGTGAAAGATCCGCAGACCATCTCGGTGACGCTGGAGCAGCCAAATGCGACCGCCCTGGTGCTGCTTGGCGGCGATATCCTGTCCAAAGCTTATTACGGCAAGGACTACAAGTTCGGCCAGCTCGATTACATTAAGAAGCTGCACGAGAAGCCGGTCGGCAACGGCCCTTATATCCTGGAGAAGTTCATTCCGGGGCAAGAGGTGCGTTATGTCGCCAACCCTTACTACTATGCGGGTAAGCCAAAAACCGAGAAGTTTATCTATAAAACCTCTGAAGGTGACACATGGCAGTACCTGGAGACAGGTGAAGTGGACTACGCTTCCTTCAGCGCCACGACCGAGAACATCGATAAGCTGAAAAGCATGGGCTTCGTCAATATTTTGCCGTATACCCCAAGCACTTATGGTTATCTGCAATTAAATCTCGAACATGAAGCTTTGAAGGATAAGAAAGTTAGACAGGCGCTGACGTATGGATTGGATCGTCAAAGCATTTACGTGGAAGTGAACCAAGGCGCAGGGCAAGTTGCCAACATTCCAGCTTCGCCAATTTCCTGGGCTTACACGGAAGAAGGCATCAACCAATATGCCTATGATCCGGACAAAGCCAATCAACTGCTGGACGAAGCCGGTTGGGTGAAAGGGGCAGACGGCATCCGTGAGAAGGACGGTCAGAAGCTGACCATCCATTACCTTGGTTCCAAGAACGCCCAAACCGACGTCTTTATTGCTGTAGCGACGGAGAACTTCGCTGAAATCGGCGTAAACTTCCAGCCGGAGGTGTTCGCGGACTTTAACGCGCTGGTCTCCAAGGTCGAAGGCGGCGACTACGATATGGCTTCCTTCTCTACTCCAATGCTTGCTGACCCGTCCGACGGCGTACTGCAATTCGTGGATGGAGAGATCAAAGGTTATGACAACCCGAAGGTCAAAGAGTTGTATGACAAAGCACTGAGCACCAGCGACATCGAACAACGTAAAGCCACTTATAAGGAGCTGTTCCAGCTGCTGAACGACGAATTGCCGATTATCTTCACGAACTACAAGAAGACGGTATATGCCTATAACGGCCGCATTCAAAACCTGACGGTCAGTCCGTTTACCGGCCTGTCCTCCAGCTTGCCAAACTGGACGTTGGAATAG
- a CDS encoding ABC transporter permease, whose product MSAYITKRLIYMAAILLAASLLIFCLYALTPGDFISGNIKLTPERKAELREIYGLNKPVLERYFIWMKNAFHGDFGYSLAQQKPVLALFNDYIWNSFLLAAVSTFFTWFIAVIVGVISAYKQYSWFDTLVLVLIFAAMSLPSFFIGLFLIKILAVDLKWLPPGGMITTGSSATGFAYVKEVIHHMTLPVIVMTILGVGSLTRYFRTNMIDVIKQDYIRTARAKGLKESKVLYRHALRNALLPAITLVGFELPALFGGSLIIEKIFNWPGIGQLYMSSFSVRDYPLLMGFTMLIAILTVIGTLLSDLLYHIADPRVRL is encoded by the coding sequence ATGAGCGCCTATATCACCAAACGATTGATTTATATGGCGGCGATTTTGCTGGCGGCCTCGCTGCTGATCTTTTGCCTGTACGCGCTGACGCCCGGCGACTTCATCAGCGGGAACATCAAGCTGACGCCGGAGCGCAAGGCCGAGCTGCGGGAGATCTACGGCTTGAACAAGCCGGTGCTGGAACGGTACTTCATATGGATGAAGAATGCTTTTCACGGCGACTTTGGCTATTCGTTAGCCCAGCAGAAGCCGGTGCTGGCGTTGTTTAACGACTATATCTGGAACTCGTTCCTGCTGGCGGCGGTATCGACGTTCTTTACCTGGTTTATTGCCGTGATCGTTGGCGTCATCTCGGCTTACAAGCAGTATTCCTGGTTCGATACACTTGTGCTGGTGCTGATCTTTGCTGCGATGTCGCTGCCGTCTTTTTTTATCGGACTATTCCTGATCAAGATTCTCGCGGTCGATTTGAAATGGCTGCCGCCGGGCGGGATGATCACAACGGGGAGCAGTGCCACTGGATTTGCTTACGTAAAAGAGGTTATTCACCATATGACCCTGCCGGTGATCGTAATGACCATTTTGGGCGTCGGTTCGCTGACCCGTTACTTCCGGACCAACATGATCGACGTGATTAAGCAGGATTATATCCGAACGGCTCGCGCCAAAGGGTTGAAGGAAAGCAAGGTGCTGTACCGCCATGCGCTGCGAAACGCGTTGCTTCCGGCGATTACGCTGGTGGGCTTTGAGCTGCCTGCGTTGTTTGGCGGTTCGTTGATCATTGAGAAAATCTTTAACTGGCCGGGGATTGGGCAGTTGTATATGTCCTCTTTTTCTGTTCGGGATTATCCGTTATTGATGGGATTTACGATGCTGATTGCGATCTTGACTGTGATCGGGACGTTGTTATCGGACTTGCTGTACCATATCGCCGACCCGCGTGTCCGGTTGTAA
- the opp4C gene encoding oligopeptide ABC transporter permease, whose translation MNSIPEHLSKPGQEAARTAVSKKPSLWRQSLRRLLRNKLAMSGLVVVVFMFLACFLGPLFSPYADNKIQMSMMNKPPSWQHWLGTDKLGRDVLTRVLQAGRISLTVGLASMVLSVFLGTLLGAIAGYYRGIVDQIIMRLADLLLTIPGLPLLFIAGALLSEWKVPTDYRMYIVMIMLSLVNWPGLARMIRGQMLSLREREFMQAAEVLGLRDRRKLVHHLLPNLVPLIIVIATLNIGGAILSESVLSFFGLGVMPPTPTWGNMIDAANNLIDFQQHPWLWIPPGLSIFATVIAINLFGDGLRDVLDPKMNR comes from the coding sequence ATGAACTCAATTCCAGAACATCTATCGAAGCCGGGCCAAGAGGCTGCCCGTACCGCCGTGTCCAAGAAGCCGTCGCTGTGGCGCCAGTCGCTGCGCCGGCTGCTTCGCAATAAACTGGCCATGTCGGGGCTCGTTGTTGTTGTTTTTATGTTTCTTGCCTGCTTCTTGGGTCCGCTGTTCTCGCCGTATGCGGATAACAAAATTCAGATGTCGATGATGAACAAGCCGCCGAGCTGGCAGCATTGGCTGGGGACCGACAAGCTGGGCCGGGACGTATTAACCCGGGTTCTGCAGGCCGGACGCATTTCGCTGACCGTTGGCTTGGCATCCATGGTGTTGTCCGTCTTCTTGGGCACGCTGCTTGGCGCGATTGCCGGGTATTATCGCGGGATTGTGGACCAAATCATCATGCGGCTTGCCGACTTGCTGTTAACAATTCCTGGTCTACCGCTGCTGTTCATTGCCGGGGCGCTGCTATCGGAGTGGAAGGTGCCGACCGACTACCGCATGTACATCGTGATGATCATGCTCAGTCTGGTGAACTGGCCGGGGCTGGCGCGGATGATCCGCGGGCAGATGCTGAGCCTGCGGGAGCGCGAGTTCATGCAGGCGGCGGAGGTGCTGGGGCTTCGCGACCGGCGCAAGCTGGTCCATCACCTGCTGCCGAATCTCGTGCCGCTGATTATCGTGATTGCCACCCTGAACATCGGCGGGGCGATTCTTAGCGAGTCGGTGCTCAGCTTCTTTGGGCTGGGCGTGATGCCGCCGACGCCGACCTGGGGCAATATGATCGACGCCGCGAACAATTTGATCGACTTCCAGCAGCATCCTTGGCTGTGGATTCCGCCAGGGCTGTCTATTTTTGCCACCGTCATTGCTATCAATTTGTTTGGCGACGGGCTGCGGGACGTGCTGGATCCGAAAATGAACAGGTAG
- a CDS encoding ABC transporter ATP-binding protein, whose product MSTLLEIDQLSTHFHTEEGRIKAVDEVSLRIKPGETVCIVGESGCGKSVTAMSIMGLLQNGPEVEIGGRIQFGDTDLLSLDKHHLRAIRGHEIAMIFQEPMSSLNPVLTIGEQLIEPMVLHLKLSKKEARQRALELIEQVGISRPEQIMKSYPHELSGGMLQRIMIAIAISCRPKLLIADEPTTALDVTIQAQILDMLRQIKAESDMSILLITHDLGVVAEMADYVVVMYAGKVVEEGEVTALFESPKHPYTQGLLKSKPVLGQRQDELFSIPGQVPNLLELQPSCYFQDRCAHCMDICRTKEPALKSLGGGQKAACWLYEEEKRHG is encoded by the coding sequence ATGTCAACTTTGCTGGAGATAGACCAGCTAAGCACGCATTTTCATACCGAAGAAGGACGTATCAAGGCGGTTGATGAAGTCAGCCTGCGGATCAAGCCGGGGGAAACCGTGTGTATCGTCGGAGAGTCGGGCTGCGGCAAAAGCGTGACGGCGATGTCAATTATGGGCTTGCTGCAAAACGGCCCCGAGGTGGAGATCGGCGGACGAATTCAATTTGGCGATACCGATCTGTTGTCTTTAGATAAACATCATCTTCGCGCCATTCGCGGACATGAGATCGCGATGATTTTTCAGGAGCCGATGTCTTCGCTGAACCCGGTGCTGACGATCGGAGAGCAGTTAATCGAGCCGATGGTGCTTCACTTGAAGCTGAGCAAGAAGGAAGCTCGCCAGCGGGCCCTCGAGCTGATTGAACAGGTTGGGATCTCTCGGCCGGAGCAGATTATGAAGAGTTACCCGCATGAGCTGAGCGGCGGGATGCTGCAGCGGATTATGATTGCGATCGCCATCTCCTGCCGGCCGAAGCTGCTGATTGCGGACGAACCAACGACGGCGCTCGACGTAACGATCCAAGCCCAAATCCTCGATATGCTGCGGCAAATTAAGGCGGAATCCGACATGTCGATTCTGCTGATCACCCATGATCTTGGTGTCGTCGCAGAAATGGCTGATTACGTGGTCGTGATGTATGCTGGCAAAGTGGTTGAGGAAGGGGAAGTGACCGCGCTGTTCGAATCGCCGAAGCACCCTTACACGCAAGGGTTGTTGAAGTCGAAGCCGGTGCTCGGACAGCGTCAGGATGAGCTGTTTTCCATTCCGGGCCAAGTGCCAAATTTGCTGGAATTGCAGCCTTCTTGTTATTTTCAGGACCGCTGCGCGCACTGCATGGACATTTGCCGCACGAAGGAGCCGGCATTGAAATCGCTTGGAGGCGGCCAGAAAGCCGCTTGCTGGTTGTATGAGGAGGAGAAACGCCATGGGTGA
- a CDS encoding ABC transporter ATP-binding protein, producing the protein MGEPLLTVRHLKKYFPIKTGLLQRTTGQVKAVDDISFTIQPGETFGLVGESGSGKSTVGRSIVRLTEKTDGDILFKGTDLYSLADEELRRLRPKLQMIFQDPYGSLNPRIRVGDAIGEALLDHGLLPKAEIRDRVLEVLASCGLSSYHIDRYPHEFSGGQRQRIGIARALILNPELMIADEPVSALDVSIQAQIINLFRKLQETRGLTYLFISHDLSVVEHLCTQVGVMYLGGMVEMASRDELFRHPLHPYTKALLSAVPLPIPRMKRERIILKGDIPSPANPPSGCKFHTRCPFATAECKQRVPEFRDVGGGHFVACHLV; encoded by the coding sequence ATGGGTGAGCCGCTGCTGACAGTACGGCATTTGAAAAAGTATTTTCCGATTAAGACAGGGCTCCTGCAGCGGACAACCGGACAGGTGAAGGCCGTGGACGACATCAGCTTCACCATTCAGCCCGGGGAAACCTTCGGCCTGGTGGGTGAATCGGGCAGCGGGAAGAGTACGGTCGGCCGCAGCATCGTTCGTTTGACAGAGAAGACGGACGGCGACATTCTGTTTAAAGGCACAGATCTTTACTCGCTAGCGGATGAAGAGCTGCGCCGGTTGAGACCGAAGCTGCAGATGATTTTCCAGGACCCCTACGGTTCCTTGAATCCCCGGATTCGGGTTGGCGACGCAATCGGCGAAGCTTTGCTCGACCACGGGTTGCTGCCGAAGGCGGAGATCCGCGACCGGGTGCTGGAGGTGCTGGCTTCCTGCGGGCTGTCCTCTTATCATATCGATCGTTATCCGCACGAGTTCTCCGGCGGGCAACGCCAACGGATCGGAATCGCTCGCGCGCTGATTCTGAACCCCGAACTGATGATTGCCGATGAACCGGTGTCTGCGCTGGACGTATCGATCCAAGCGCAAATCATCAACCTGTTCCGTAAGCTGCAGGAGACTCGCGGGTTAACGTATTTGTTTATCTCGCATGACTTGAGTGTCGTGGAGCATCTGTGCACGCAGGTTGGGGTGATGTATTTGGGCGGAATGGTTGAAATGGCCTCGCGGGATGAGTTGTTCCGCCATCCGTTGCATCCCTATACTAAGGCGCTTCTGTCTGCCGTGCCGCTGCCAATCCCGCGCATGAAGCGGGAGCGGATTATTTTGAAGGGCGATATTCCGAGTCCGGCGAACCCGCCTTCCGGCTGCAAATTCCATACCAGATGCCCGTTTGCTACGGCAGAGTGCAAGCAGCGGGTGCCGGAATTCCGCGACGTGGGCGGAGGGCATTTTGTGGCGTGCCATTTGGTATAG
- a CDS encoding VWA domain-containing protein: protein MKQIMLITDGCSNVGESPVMAAALARQEGITVNVVGIVDYGTIGELGSLEIAEIAKAGGGMSRIVGTENLAQTMQMMTRKTVVQTIQQAVHKEIRQILGDQTVSDLPPEQRSQVVEVIDELSENSSLQVALLIDASASMKPKLRAVEEAIRDMMLSLSSRKGESQLAVFHFPGSHSGEDAVLDVEWTSDLGSARSIFQRLVMRGATPTGPALLKVMDFMRYGTLNEHGKSWREKTEGQDGILGDYVV from the coding sequence ATGAAACAGATTATGTTGATTACGGACGGGTGTTCCAATGTCGGGGAAAGTCCGGTGATGGCTGCGGCGCTGGCAAGGCAGGAAGGAATCACCGTAAATGTGGTGGGGATTGTCGATTACGGTACGATTGGCGAGCTGGGGAGTCTGGAGATCGCTGAAATCGCCAAGGCCGGCGGCGGGATGAGCCGGATTGTCGGAACCGAGAACCTGGCGCAGACGATGCAGATGATGACGCGAAAAACGGTCGTCCAGACGATTCAACAGGCGGTTCATAAAGAGATCCGGCAGATCCTAGGCGATCAGACGGTTAGTGACTTGCCGCCAGAGCAGCGCTCGCAGGTCGTCGAGGTGATCGACGAGCTGAGCGAGAACAGCTCGCTGCAGGTGGCGCTTCTCATTGATGCCAGCGCCAGCATGAAGCCGAAGCTCCGGGCCGTGGAGGAAGCGATTCGGGATATGATGTTGAGCTTGAGCTCGCGGAAAGGGGAGAGCCAGCTGGCCGTCTTCCATTTTCCCGGCTCGCACAGCGGAGAGGATGCCGTCCTGGATGTGGAATGGACCAGCGATCTGGGGTCTGCCCGTTCCATCTTCCAACGCCTCGTCATGAGAGGGGCAACGCCAACCGGACCTGCGCTTCTGAAGGTGATGGATTTTATGCGATATGGTACACTGAATGAACATGGTAAGTCTTGGCGTGAGAAGACGGAGGGACAAGATGGAATCCTCGGCGACTACGTCGTCTAA
- a CDS encoding serine/threonine protein kinase, producing the protein MESSATTSSKIPLPQGTRIIGRWNGGRYVIQRLLGQGANGVVFLVKREKNGKLYALKLGFDTLDIQSEINVLKALQRQGRRRGAAERDLNYLVEVDDFTYQGREIPFYVMRYVQGEPLRAFLARRGPRWLDVAGLQLLQQLGRLHHSGWVFGDLKPENVLVGAYGEVELIDYGGVTSEGHSVKQFTEWYDRGFWGAGSRTADPAYDWFSFAVVCIHLLAESALKKAATQLPQTRSRSDLIAIVDGYETLAPYRAWLKRALHGEFRDTAEACRLWKEMVTRRFTPRRRTRSATPGWIVGAFAVSLTLLACALYLTFRF; encoded by the coding sequence ATGGAATCCTCGGCGACTACGTCGTCTAAAATTCCCCTGCCGCAGGGAACACGGATTATCGGACGCTGGAACGGCGGTCGGTATGTGATCCAGCGTTTGCTCGGGCAAGGGGCTAACGGCGTTGTATTCCTGGTGAAACGGGAGAAAAACGGAAAATTATACGCTCTGAAGCTGGGCTTCGATACGCTGGATATTCAATCGGAAATCAATGTGCTGAAAGCGCTGCAGCGTCAAGGCCGGCGGCGGGGTGCGGCGGAACGGGATCTCAATTACCTGGTGGAGGTGGACGACTTCACTTACCAGGGAAGGGAGATTCCTTTCTACGTTATGCGCTATGTGCAAGGGGAGCCGCTGCGCGCCTTTTTGGCCCGGCGGGGGCCGCGCTGGCTGGACGTGGCTGGCCTTCAGCTGCTGCAACAGCTCGGACGGCTGCACCATTCCGGCTGGGTGTTTGGTGACCTTAAGCCGGAGAACGTGCTCGTAGGGGCTTATGGCGAAGTCGAGCTGATCGATTACGGCGGAGTAACAAGTGAAGGGCACAGCGTAAAGCAGTTTACGGAGTGGTACGACCGCGGTTTCTGGGGGGCGGGAAGCCGTACAGCAGATCCTGCGTATGACTGGTTCTCCTTCGCGGTTGTCTGCATTCATTTGCTTGCTGAGAGTGCGTTAAAGAAAGCGGCGACTCAGCTGCCGCAAACGCGCAGCCGCAGCGATCTTATCGCCATCGTCGACGGGTATGAGACGTTGGCGCCGTACCGCGCCTGGTTGAAGCGGGCTCTCCATGGGGAGTTCCGGGATACGGCGGAAGCGTGCCGGTTGTGGAAGGAGATGGTCACCCGCCGTTTCACTCCGCGGCGCCGGACGCGGTCTGCGACCCCGGGATGGATCGTCGGGGCGTTTGCGGTATCGCTGACGTTGCTTGCCTGTGCGCTTTATTTGACTTTTAGGTTTTAG